A genomic stretch from Juglans microcarpa x Juglans regia isolate MS1-56 chromosome 3S, Jm3101_v1.0, whole genome shotgun sequence includes:
- the LOC121258567 gene encoding transcription factor SPEECHLESS-like, translating into MGDNNCPDVFEEHEFGDTSLAEDDLFSIFESLESVADFPLIDEAVAGTKELGEEINTAPRLVSQKSTSSIALQDQSGTELETSPKTKRQKLSGTTTSSGETNPEGQNRISHITVERNRRKQMNDHLSVLRSLMPCFYVKRGDQASIIGGVIDYINELQQVLHSLEAKKQRKVYSTHHEVVVLSPRLVSSPRPSPLSPRSKPALSPRLNLPISPRTPQPSSPYKPRKKLQLQAAGAGYISPTMPSSLEPSPASSSTTSSINDNVNELVANSKSPIAEVEVKFSGPNLLLKTVSTRIPGQAMKIISALEDLSLEILHLRIITVDETILINSFTIKVGIECQLSAEELAQQIQQTFYQVL; encoded by the exons ATGGGCGATAATAATTGCCCAGATGTATTCGAAGAACATGAGTTTGGAGATACCAGCTTGGCTGAAGATGATCTTTTCAGTATCTTCGAGAGCTTAGAAAGTGTGGCGGATTTCCCTCTGATTGATGAAGCTGTGGCTGGCACGAAAGAATTAGGAGAAGAGATCAATACGGCGCCGAGATTGGTCTCTCAGAAGTCTACATCGTCCATTGCCTTGCAAGATCAGTCGGGGACCGAGCTCGAAACATCACCGAAGACCAAGAGACAAAAGCTTTCAGGGACGACGACTTCTTCGGGGGAAACAAACCCGGAAGGACAAAATAGGATATCTCATATTACGGTGGAGCGCAACCGGAGGAAGCAAATGAACGACCATTTGTCAGTGTTGAGGTCACTTATGCCTTGTTTCTATGTCAAAAGA GGAGATCAAGCATCCATAATCGGAGGGGTGATCGATTACATCAACGAGTTGCAACAAGTTCTACACTCGCTTGAGGCCAAGAAGCAACGAAAAGTTTACAGTACTCATCATGAAGTAGTAGTCCTGAGCCCTAGGCTAGTTTCAAGTCCCAGACCTTCACCACTTAGCCCTAGATCAAAGCCAGCTCTGAGCCCTAGACTGAATTTACCCATTAGCCCAAGAACACCACAGCCGAGTAGCCCTTACAAGCCAAGGAAGAAGTTGCAATTACAAGCAGCTGGTGCTGGTTATATCTCTCCCACCATGCCTAGCTCTCTCGAACCATCCCCTGCATCTTCCTCTACTACTTCCTCCATTAATGATAATGTCAATGAGCTCGTTGCAAATTCCAAGTCTCCCATCGCTGAAGTGGAGGTGAAGTTTTCAGGTCCAAATCTTCTCTTGAAGACGGTATCTACTCGGATTCCTGGGCAAGCCATGAAAATAATTTCCGCCCTGGAAGACCTCTCCCTTGAAATTCTCCACTTACGCATCATCACTGTTGACGAAACCATCCTAATTAATTCCTTCACCATTAAG GTTGGAATTGAATGCCAACTTAGCGCCGAGGAACTCGCCCAGCAAATTCAGCAAACATTCTACCAAGTCCTCTGA